One Rhizoctonia solani chromosome 3, complete sequence genomic region harbors:
- a CDS encoding Fungal Zn(2)-Cys(6) binuclear cluster domain, translated as MYAKRVSGPYPLSCITCRERRKKCDRTHPACNRCKASGFTCLGYASRNTGSNSPAVVTGSASQVQSIGPPDAELPRTDRGENSSTIHTHRIDVTQVSRPISDTFNIPNVHSQTQAAIASPQQPPATSLEQLLTGNCGDSGSFFDLNLLHNFGSLTSTGPAETAEYQTKESSTKSSLNDCEIETNSNLPAGYDSIWVSCLRSIALARVKEMHPSCTLYISPDTSAVAVEYITSQYGRAYNLMSLELASQKESFFKFWISVGITLSKSAFWSLFIGAKIYEAVMSNYTTISKQYIKTLDKFERQIASLNRNGMPIEELTGWLFAALELFELRFLINSRLAYKTITLAVPIFLDILALESTIWCAPTGDFRTFGPSLHSTLVSPQVGLGRFAMADVIMSLFTGLPQFAPWEASFLPELAHLGWEEWIPGCPLIFLLVFSRVNAWRHRDASVFHDPDGWLLCEKQVKEWRPDCCVVDQTQSWQVIGRLAIQEALRHTTLIYLYMGMCGLKSGDHRVQASCKQIAQICKLVHANPNMSVHLYFSALVAGICAVNENTICHF; from the exons ATGTATGCCAAAAGAGTATCTGGGCCTTATCCATTGAGCTGCATCACTTGTCGGGAAAG GCGAAAGAAATGTGATAGAACACATCCAGCTTGTAACCGATGCAAAGCTAGTGGGTTCACATGCTTGGGATATGCATCAAGAAACACCGGTTCGAATTCTCCTGCTGTCGTAACAGGATCGGCTTCACAAGTTCAATCCATTGGGCCACCTGATGCAGAATTACCGCGCACTGATCGAGGTGAAAATTCTTCCACAATCCACACGCATCGCATAGACGTCACTCAGGTTTCGAGACCTATATCCGACACATTCAACATTCCTAATGTGCATTCACAGACGCAAGCCGCTATTGCGTCACCCCAACAACCACCTGCCACATCTTTAGAACAGCTCCTAACTGGCAATTGCGGTGATTCCGGATCATTCTTCGATTTGAATCTCCTACATAACTTCGGTTCTCTTACTTCTACCGGGCCCGCCGAGACCGCCGAATACCAGACCAAGGAGTCTTCAACCAAGTCCTCTTTGAATGACTGCGAAATAGAAACAAATTCAAATTTGCCAGCTGGCTATGATTCAATATGGGTATCATGTTTGAGGAGCATTGCTTTGGCACGGGTCAAGGAAATGCACCCAAGTTGTACTCTGTACATCAGTCCTGATACTTCGGCCGTAGCGGTAGAGTATATCACATCGCAAT ATGGACGTGCCTATAACTTAATGTCCCTGGAGTTAGCGAGCCAAAAAGAAAGCTTTTTCAAATTTTGGATTTCTGTAGGAATCACCCTATCGAAAAGTGCATTCTGGTCACTCTTTATCGGCGCAAAGATCTATGAAGCCGTAATGTCTAATTACACCACGATCAGCAAACAATACATCAAAACTCTAGACAAATTCGAGCGACAAATTGCTTCGCTGAACCGAAATGGGATGCCCATAGAAGAACTAACTGGCTGGTTATTTGCAGCCTTGGAA CTGTTCGAATTGAGATTCTTAATTAACTCTCGCCTTGCTTATAAAACGATCACTCTCGCCGTGCCAATATTCCTAGACATCCTAGCTCTGGAGTCAACAATCTGGTGTGCACCAACGGGAGATTTTAGGACATTCGGGCCGTCTCTCCATAGCACGCTCGTATCCCCCCAAGTTGGACTCGGAAGATTCGCAATGGCTGATGTAATAATGTCGCTGTTTACTGGACTCCCACAGTTCGCACCTTGGGAAGCGAGCTTTCTGCCTGAATTGGCCCATCTTGGCTGGGAAGAATGGATTCCTGGGTGTCCGCTCATTTTCCTCCTGGTTTTCAGCCGGGTGAACGCTTGGAGGCATCGAGACGCATCTGTATTCCATGATCCAGATGGATGGTTGCTTTGTGAAAAGCAAGTAAAAGAATGGCGTCCAGATTGTTGTGTTGTGGATCAAACCCAGTCTTGGCAAGTTATTGGGAGGCTGGCTATTCAAGAGGCTCTTCGACATACGACATTGATATACTTGTATATG GGAATGTGTGGGCTCAAGAGTGGTGACCACCGGGTCCAAGCGTCCTGCAAACAAATAGCCCAGATCTGCAAATTAGTACATGCCAACCCGAACATGTCGGTCCACCTCTACTTTTCCGCACTAGTC GcgggtatatgcgcagtcAACGAAAACACGATCTGTCATTTTTAA
- a CDS encoding Peptidase family M48 protein, whose protein sequence is MSALVRHHFSTIVNATQSLRPHPLSVRPILRQPPTWAGFGSAFAGLRTGIGREVGHGARQTSRSAQRSRIVSLGTPSLLFHDRRAPRPHQISRSGPIALQVHAALFHASRPNQGLPFIWLATVLKTSTALAFAQTAGRITMSLLPVIFLKLKFASRFLRKVPADHPHYAQKREKILRIRWKLWVAVGVLVVVPLSLFVSAILASLERTPLTGRVRLIMLSAEEEEEIARELKGAGWYTSVAQILVNASPSGTMPRVIPPDDWRWNWVEQTLRQLERAVPKLQEHSDNPAAWYAAWVKEHPGETHAHLEGPEWKTSAPIPPPPHYPLVPARALRSCCMRYRFPRLWKDISMGMGIIILHMLNLVLLIRSCWSIYPKVMRYRFGGDGGGGIVVYSGFLDEVLGSANKPSPQPKLGSKSLLTYARTNSETGTLLAHELSHLLLSHHLETLSSGTIFLPSVIGIVSDVVRVLLFPITMVMGPFVNDAVANFTKVGLDDIARSGSTCQSRELEFEADISSGLPTSSRYGPLAKSRHAPPSVPGTFWTSRSAAGEDDSHPLDQARVHRLKRELRRWEREKAYAMGKMKIDSWARGACEASIKGLKWKLDKQPCKDQNWE, encoded by the exons ATGTCCGCCCTCGTCCGGCATCACTTCTCAACTATTGTGAATGCTACCCAGAGTCTTAGACCACATCCACTCTCTGTTCGACCGATCCTCCGACAACCTCCGACATGGGCGGGTTTTGGAAGTGCATTTGCTGGACTTCGCACGGGCATTGGTAGGGAAGTAGGGCATGGGGCTAGACAAACGAGTCGGTCAGCTCAGCGTAGTAGAATCGTATCTCTGGGAACTCCCTCGCTATTATTTCACGATCGCCGGGCACCTCGGCCGCATCAAATCTCACGTTCTGGTCCTATAGCATTGCAG GTACATGCTGCCTTGTTTCATGCGAGTCGCCCCAACCAGGGCCTGCCATTCATCTGGCTCGCGACTGTGCTCAAG ACATCCACGGCCCTCGCATTTGCTCAAACCGCCGGCCGAATCACCATGTCCTTGCTCCCCGTCATCTTCCTCAAGCTCAAGTTTGCCTCCCGGTTCCTACGCAAAGTTCCCGCCGACCACCCACACTATGCCCAAAAGCGCGAAAAGATTCTGAGAATCCGGTGGAAGCTCTGGGTGGCTGTGGGCGTCCTGGTCGTTGTCCCCCTGAGTCTTTTTGTGAGCGCAATCTTGGCTAGTTTGGAACGGACACCCTTGACCGGTCG AGTGAGATTGATCATGTTGTCcgccgaggaagaagaggagatTGCGCGAGAGTTGAAGGGCGCAGGATGGTACACCTCAGTCGCGCAGATTCTTGTCAATGCTTCCCCAAGCGGGACGATGCCACGTGTGATCCCTCCCGATGATTGGCGCTGGAACTGGGTCGAACAGACGCTCCGACAGCTCGAACGCGCGGTACCCAAATTACAAGAACACTCGGACAACCCCGCGGCCTGGTACGCTGCTTGGGTCAAGGAGCATCCCGGAGAGACCCATGCGCATCTCGAGGGCCCCGAATGGAAGACGTCGGCACCGATTCCGCCCCCACCGCATTACCCGCTTGTCCCCGCCCGCGCGTTGCGCAGTTGTTGCATGAGATACCGGTTTCCCCGACTGTGGAAGGACATAAGCATGGGCATGGGCATCATCATTCTCCACATGCTCAACTTGGTCCTCCTTATTCGCTCTTGTTGGTCGATTTACCCGAAAGTAATGCGTTATC GTTTCGGTGGAGATGGTGGAGGAGGGATCGTAGTCTACAGTGGATTCCTGGATGAAGTCCTTGGTTCGGCGAATAAACCGTCTCCTCAACCTAAACTTGGGTCCAAATCGCTGCTTA CCTACGCCCGAACAAACTCAGAAACTGGCACTCTGTTGGCGCATGAGTTGTCACACCTGCTGCTCAGCCATCATCTCGAGACTTTATCCTCTGGGACCATTTTCTTGCCCAGTGTTATTGG TATTGTATCGGATGTTGTCCGAGTACTGTTGTTCCCGATTACAATGGTCATGGGTCCATTCGTCAACGATGCCGTCGCGAACTTTACAAAGGTCGGATTGGACGATATCGCAAGATCTGGAAGTACATGCCAAAGCCGGGAACTCGAATTCG AGGCCGACATT TCCTCCGGCCTCCCAACCTCTTCCCGATACGGACCCCTCGCAAAGAGTCGTCACGCCCCTCCCTCTGTCCCCGGGACGTTCTGGACGTCTCGCTCCGCCGCAGGGGAAGACGATAGCCACCCGCTGGACCAGGCGCGCGTGCACAGGTTGAAAAGGGAGCTCAGGCGGTGGGAACGCGAAAAGGCGTATGCGATGGGAAAGATGAAGATTGATTCGTGGGCGCGGGGAGCATGCGAGGCGAGTATCAAGGGGTTAAAGTGGAAACTGGATAAGCAGCCTTGCAAAGATCAGAATTGGGAATAG
- a CDS encoding survival factor 1, translating into MHVFGHDTLSNHHNDVLFILFRCRPQGPELPSGRNSKTPAGELFSKLEPKDTEWTCAGGFVTETQTWYNFLEDGTLIWCQIIHSAVGLWYPQIQFTCRVFNPATKETTWKSINVTNFVTPPPGKDKRSSKADQFTVTHGVGSGEFAEQYTINANLENDLQLALTISRPSSAEGFKVGRGESFFGPDVSKPEGYVVHRFWPRTKCAGHIIKSGQAIEANGVGMFVHAIQGMRPNLVAARWNFANFQSKDEQVSAIQMEFTTIGAYGREGAGSGGVSVNVGGVVVGGKLIAVTGETAWTGETLAADAPVQSRAVHLGRVSDPETGYKQPSQIVYTWQAPGIGNVAPVKAEITSDVGTPDAPKVVEPEYTLGDGPRVARAWWIQDYHGTLYNEATFISESD; encoded by the exons ATGCACGTGTTTGGCCATGACA CTCTCTCAAACCACCACAACGATGTTCTCTTCATTCTTTTC CGCTGCCGACCCCAAGGCCCAGAACTTCCATCCGGCCGTAACTCCAAGACTCCAGCAGGCGAGCTCTTTAGCAAGCTAGAGCCCAAAGACACCGAATGGACGTGCGCTGGCGGGTTTGTTACCGAGACGCAGACGTGGTACAACTTTCTGGAGGATGGCACGTTGATCTGGTGTCAAATCATCCACTCGGCCGTTGG ACTGTGGTATCCCCAAATTCAGTTCACGTGCAGGGTATTCAATCCCGCGACCAAGGAAACGACATGGAAGTCGATCAATGTTACCAATTTTGTCACTCCACCTCCGGGCAAAGACAAGCGGTCTTCTAAAGCTGATCAATTTACAGTCACCCATGGCGTCGGGTCCGGGGAATTCGCAGAGCAGTACACGATCAACGCGAATCTCGAAAATGATCTCCAGCTCGCATTGACGATCTCTCGGCCTTCCAGTGCCGAGGGCTTCAAGGTCGGTCGCGGAGAATCGTTCTTCGGACCAGACGTGAGCAAGCCAGAGGGCTATGTCGTGCATCGCTTCTGGCCACGCACCAAGTGTGCTGGACATATTATCAAGTCGGGTCAAGCGATCGAAGCCAACGGCGTCGGGATGTTTGTTCACGCGATCCAGGGCATGAGGCCGAACCTTGTCGCGGCCCGATGGAACTTTGCGAATTTCCAAAGCAAGGACGAGCAAGTCAGCGCGATCCAGATGGAGTTTACCACGATTGGAGCCTATGGTCGAGAAGGTGCGGGGTCAGGTGGGGTCAGTGTGAACGTGGGTGGAGTCGTTGTCGGTGGCAAATTGATTGCCGTTACGGGCGAGACGGCCTGGACTGGCGAGACTCTTGCTGCCGATGCCCCTGTGCAGAGCCGTGCGGTTCATCTTGGGCGTGTGTCCGATCCTGAGACTGGGTACAAGCAACCGAGCCAGATTGTGTATACCTGGCAAGCACCAGGTATTGGTAATGTGGCCCCAGTCAAGGCCGAGATCACCTCAGATGTGGGGACTCCCGATGCGCCCAAGG TGGTTGAACCCGAGTACACTCTCGGTGACGGGCCCCGAGTCGCTCGTGCCTGGTGGATCCAAGACTATCACGGTACACTCTACAACGAGGCCACTTTTATTTCCGAGTCGGACTAG
- a CDS encoding manganese transporter SMF1: MVGPPPSPLRIIEVPAMSARGESFTQTVAIDEQKSSNESLSTPEGSDDASYQDKIKKNLKNTSLVVLHHMKHHVGPGILASIAYFDPGNWAVDLQAGSQFGYKLLFVILLAGLGAVLLQTMAARLGCVTGRDLAEHCRILLYNRPKHKLLYRRLLLYPIGKLTLLGSAIGLTLLVPSLPLWASVVITSFDVIFVLAIAPSSNGRPVRLFEANHFDGSRLRCLRNLYVLLIKIKPNAGDVIVGYLPSKTLFQSGALYTSIGILGATVVNATRYFPGSSLATLDRVSSAPPPLANLPAPNANDQPVTFWQKITKFRKSMIYVERKPPKARLRRCRLIQKMMNWHLRQEKTIHRVEKVLEQLDRIYWRAFGACNIDIVMSLLGFAVVINSAILILAAAAFFYSGRSVGDAGLFDAYDLIQQIIGKPAAIMFAVALLCSGQSASITATLAGQIVSEGFIEWRISPLLRRVITRLIGLVPSTVVAVTVGRQGIDVLLVASQVALSIVLPFVIFPLVYLTSQESIMQVAKPEGGTTSYKSSIVSTVIGYLIFAVVIVANAMVTTGALCGQAAWSPRPGGAFNARKRYALQLVNQVKSIGRRQEPKRKRAVTYSSSDTEDEPSVSFHSPKRVCHKDIHSKLDNDETPLRANLWEEGTSMRPRSLADELFFHMSHEERHNVERARSSEEPIQEMDLNVSPTSPDDDLFDNSSASSYEDRSDEYQFMLYEKPDMKRFVEELPSLLKRRYRNSVLVQRTHWIDDEPLRVKFLNRQFKHRLRTGDFTDSQLREVLEQRPIYGTFGDMGIPTPQVVPISEDLEPEDLDLADAELHVPERPSTPMPDSDSSSDSDSDDSDTEVVYGAGQVCAQLTRREMEAMGIYDEEEYEYESEDEQ; this comes from the exons ATGGTTGGGCCTCCACCGAGTCCTCTTCGCATAATCGAGGTTCCGGCAATGTCTGCAAGAGGGGAGAGTTTCACACAGACTGTTGCCATTGATGAACAAAAATCGAGTAACGAGAGTCTGAGCACTCCTGAAGGCTCAGATGATGCCTCCTATCAGGACAAGATAAA AAAAAATCTCAAAAATACCTCATTGGTTGTTCTACACCACATGAAACACCACGTTGGACCTGGCATTCTAGCTTCTATAGCATATTTTGACCC TGGAAACTGGGCTGTAGACCTCCAGGCTGGATCCCAGTTCGGGTATAAACTCTTATTTGTAATTCTACTCGCTGGCCTTGGAGCCGTGCTACTCCAG ACCATGGCTGCACGATTAGGATGTGTCACTGGTAGAG ACCTGGCGGAACATTGTCGAATTCTCCTGTACAACCGACCAAAGCATAAGCTTCTATACCGCCGTCTACTCTTGTACCCCAT AGGTAAACTCACC CTCCTCGGCAGTGCTATAGGTCTGACCCTCTTGGTGCCGTCTCTACCACTCTGGGCAAGCGTTGTTATCACTTCGTTTGACGTCATATTCGTCCTGGCTATTGCGCCCTCGTCAAACGGCCGGCCTGTACGACTGTTTGAGGCAA ATCATTTTGATGGTTCTCGTCTTCGTTGTCTTCGGAATCTTTATGTGCTTTTGATCAAGATCAAACCGAACGCAGGGGATGTGATTGTTG GGTATCTCCCCTCCAAG ACCCTCTTTCAGTCTGGAGCCCTCTACACATCGATAGGTATCCTGGGTGCCACAGTTGTCA ATGCCACACGCTATTTTCCTGGCTCGAGCCTCGCCACTCTAGACCGTGTATCTTCGGCACCACCACCGCTGGCTAACCTTCCCGCTCCAAATGCAAACGACCAGCCCGTCACTTTCTGGCAGAAGATCACCAAGTTTAGGAAATCGATGATATACGTGGAACGTAAACCCCCG AAAGCGAGACTGCGTCGGTGTCGTCTCATTCAAAAGATGATGAACTGGCATCTCCGACAGGAAAAAACCATCCATCGTGTCGAGAAAGTACTTGAACAACTCGACCGAATTTATTGGCGCGCATTTGGGGCATGCAATATTGATATTG TGATGAGTTTACTTGGGTTTGCTGTCGTAATCAACTCGGC taTTCTTATCCTTGCCGCTGCTGCGTTCTTCTATTCAGGGAGGAGCGTCGGTGACGCTGGTCTGTTTGATGCGTATGACCTTATCCAACAGATCATTGGCAAAC CTGCTGCGATAATGTTTGCCGTAGCTCTCCTTTGTTCAGGCCAAAGCGCATCTATCACTGCCACCCTTGCAGGGCAAATCGTCAGTGAGGGGTTCATCGAGTGGCGAATCTCC CCTCTTCTGAGACGTGTCATCACCCGGTTGATTGGCTTGGTGCCTTCAACGGTGGTAGCCGTAACCGTGGGCCGACAGGGCATAGACGTCTTGCTCGTCGCGTCTCAGGTGGCTCTCAGCATCGTATTGCCTTTTGTGATCTTCCCGCTGGTCTATCTAACCAGCCAGGAATCGATCATGCAAGTCGCTAAACCAGAGGGTGGGACAACCAGTTACAAGAGCAGTATCGTGAGCACGGTGATAGGGTACCTGATTTTTGCTGTGGTCATAGTTGCCAAC GCTATGGTTACCACTGGGGCTCTGTGTGGTCAGGCTGCTTGGTCGCCTCGTCCAGGTGGAGCATTCAATGCTCGAAAGCGATACGCGCTACAACTCGtgaaccaggtcaagtcaaTCGGTCGTAGACAAGAACCAAAGCGCAAACGCGCTGTCACTTATTCCTCGAGCGATACCGAGGACGAACCATCTGTGTCCTTCCATTCTCCAAAGCGTGTTTGTCATAAAGATATTCACTCGAAGCTTGACAACGACGAGACCCCATTGAGGGCGAATCTTTGGGAGGAAGGCACTTCTATGAGACCTCGTAGCTTAGCAGACGAGCTGTTCTTCCATATGAGCCACGAGGAGAGACACAATGTGGAGCGGGCTCGCTCTTCTGAGGAGCCAATCCAGGAAATGGACCTGA ACGTCAGCCCGACCTCTCCCGACGACGATCTGTTTGATAATTCGTCTGCCTCCTCGTATGAAGACAGGTCGGACGAATACCAGTTTATGCTTTACGAAAAGCCAG ACATGAAACGCTTTGTTGAGGAACTGCCAAGTCTACTGAAGCGCCGATACCGAAACTCGGTGCTTGTCCAACGTACACACTGGATCGATGATGAGCCTCTGCGTGTCAAGTTTCTCAATCGTCAATTCAAGCACCG CCTAAGAACAGGCGACTTTACAGACTCTCAACTCCGAGAGGTCCTTGAACAAAGGCCTATATACGGGACCTTTGGCGACATGGGAATTCCTACACCTCAAGTTGTCCCCATTTCTGAAGACTTGGAACCTGAAGATTTGGACTTGGCGGATGCCGAGCTTCATGTTCCGGAGCGACCTTCGACGCCTATGCCTGACTCTGACTCTAGCTCTGACTCCGACTCTGATGACTCGGATACCGAGGTTGTTTATGGGGCTGGCCAGGTATGCGCACAGCTCACTCGTCGCGAGATGGAAGCAATGGGAATATACGACGAGGAAGAGTACGAATACGAGTCAGAGGATGAGCAATGA
- a CDS encoding DHHC palmitoyltransferase, whose amino-acid sequence MADRPRGDWDCAEVVRTTYKEKQKEREESRKPQHWILQKLVVGVVLGIVVWTYYVYIGRVCIKLLERGDTVKAGVYIAIFNLFFLMFSWTYLKIIVTPPGFARDHVPQCEAPGTTQTIGTAYEGMSERGHGQSPLSATSHDPTSAFSPDAQQGAALELDAIPPIASVHARVTSPVGDDCALGDASTTVHETQPYLQPAAAQNETTDKGRKQVHVTRNPPQTPVLADEYRYCARDKLMKPMRTHHCRLCATCVLQYDHHCPWIGQCVGAYNRKFFVNFTFWSTWFTAWVFGTLLADLIVDSRNISYQLDGQEIAVIALAGLFTMFTASLTAGHTRLLIINATTVESLGFSRTKEKDKASLEMAFSFWQCREKHQTRKRWDQEWGRVEREGNLWWLENARTNWEQVMGHKVYEWFLPIGKSPNNGMNYPVNPRHDPDGRWRPRSQWPVELQ is encoded by the exons ATGGCGGATCGACCGCGCGGCGACTGGGACTGTGCTGAAGTGGTGCGCACAACGTACAAAGAGAAACAGAAGGAGAGAGAGGAAAGTCGGAAGCCCCAGCATTGGATTTTGCAGAAGCTTGTTGTTGGTGTCGTTCTCGGAATCGTTGTCTGGACCTACTATGTCTACATCGGCCGAGTGTGTATCAAACTTCTGGAGCGAGGGGATACTGTCAAGGCTG GTGTCTATATCGCCATCTTTAATTTGTTTTTCCTCATGTTCAGCTGGACATATCTCAAG ATCATAGTTACACCTCCTGGCTTTGCTCGAGAT CACGTCCCTCAGTGCGAAGCTCCTGGTACAACGCA AACCATAGGTACAGCTTACGAGGGAATGTCGGAACGTGGTCATGGCCAATCCCCCCTCTCTGCGACCTCACACGACCCAACATCAGCATTTTCTCCCGATGCCCAACAAGGCGCAGCCCTCGAACTGGATGCTATTCCACCAATTGCATCCGTCCACGCCCGTGTGACCTCTCCTGTGGGTGATGATTGCGCCTTGGGTGATGCGTCAACTACTGTGCATGAAACTCAACCCTACCTACAGCCGGCGGCGGCCCAAAACGAAACGACAGACAAAGGGAGAAAACAGGTCCATGTCACTCGTAATCCGCCTCAAACACCGGTTTTGGCAGACGAGTACCGATATTGTGCCCGAGATAAACTGATGAAGCCTATGAGAACCCACCATTGCCGTCTGTGTGCAACT TGCGTACTCCAATATGATCACCAC TGTCCTT GGATCGGTCAATGTGTTGGAGCCTACAATCGCAAA TTCTTTGTAAATTTTACCTTCTGGTCGACTTGGTTTACCGCTTGGGTCTTTGGAACGCTGCTTGCTGACCTGATCGTGGACTCGAGAAATATCAGCTACCAGCTCGATGGACAAGAAATAGCCGTTATAGCCTT AGCCGGTCTCTTTACCATGTTCACAGCATCGCTAACAGCTGGCCACACCCGACTCCTTATCATCAACGCGACGACGGTCGAGTCGCTTGGATTTTCGCGcacaaaggaaaaggacaagGCGAGCCTCGAGATGGCATTTAGCTTTTGGCAGTGCCG AGAAAAACACCAAACCCGCAAACGATGGGACCAAGAATGGGGTCGGGTCGAGCGAGAGGGTAATCTATGGTGGTTGGAGAACGCACGTACAAATTGGGAGCAGGTTATGGGACACAAAGTCTACGAGTGGTTCC TCCCGATTGGAAAGAGTCCCAACAACGGGATGAACTACCCCGTGAATCCGCGACACGATCCGGATGGCAGATGGAGGCCACGATCACAATGGCCGGTGGAACTTCAGTAG